The sequence below is a genomic window from Pectinophora gossypiella chromosome 13, ilPecGoss1.1, whole genome shotgun sequence.
TTTTGTCGATGTTGACAAATATGAAAACGAAAGAGACGATTATTTACTTACACtataggaaaaatattttcaaagagtaatattaataaagatataagataaaaaactaaaatcagACTACGgcaaatcacgctctaaaaatataaaacatcacATAACTCTCCATTTTGCTTCGTCGCATTAGGGAATAAAAGGaaaccaaaataaataagaacaaaaaataGAATCTAACTCAATAGTTGATGACAAATTAAATTCTaatgaattattttctattgataataaaaattacaattaaaaaaaaatctttatgatGCATATTTTTAAGTCGTAATGCTTGCATTCTTTCAAAATATTCTTaatcaatttaaaatttcatcaTAAAGCCTGAGACGACCTTCTAATGTGCAATAAAGATGCTTCTGACGAAGGGATCATACTTCAATCGCTAGCTAAATGGGCTGCCACTTATTTAGGTTATCGACACACACTTGGTGACTAATGCCGTAAGGTAGTGGGCATGGTGCCAGAGGACAGCGTTTTAGGAATTTGTGCCGCAGTCAGAGCACTAACAGTAgtacaggagggttaaaaagggcatattggagcaattcatctaaagaagcaatacaGTGGAGCAACGGTAATCCGGCCCCTGGTTAATGCTGCACCACCTATAATCCGACATCGTCTATTATATACAAGTATTCGCTAATTCACGATTGAACAAGTTACAACTTGTACGCACCATCTCTATTGTGCTCGACGCGTAGAGTATTGTTTTTATTCTGATTGCTTAGTTTGACTCCATACATACATGCGAGAGGATAGCGTTGCGGCCTAGCGTGTGTTCATTGTTTACTGTTTATTCATTGTGTATTACGTAAACTTACCTAGCAATGGGCTATAGGGGGTCTTAGGCAGTACTCTATAATCAGACAAATTCGATAGTTCGACACTGCCCTGCAATGTTTGTCGGGCTACCGGGGATCCActgtattgcaatttgacacttgcgcatataaaagtaagtgcgcaatgcaaataggcctttttaacctccacggtatctaaaaaaacaatattgcactTTGACATTTGCCCCTAAAAATttgcaaaattaaaataatgaagtaagtgcgcaatgttaacaaaaatgtcaaatagcaatattgctttttaagatgaattgtttcaatgtggcctttttaacccaccacACGTATTTGGGCATTATTAGAGAAAGTTTGTTGACGTGCATTCTTGTACTAAACAAGTATGCACCTTTTACTAATTACTAAATATCATTGCTAAATATCACACTGTTATACATGGCACTTATACTAAATAGAAAACATGAAAGAAACACCTTCCTAAACATTATAATGTAGGTAAAAGAGTAAAGTAAGTTTAAAGTTCCATGTCTACGTAGTCTGTCTCTGTCTAGCCCTACGACCAGAGGGTCTGCTAATACAATAGCGATAAAATTCACTATGTATTTTCTAATTTGGCAATATTTTCGTAATTGCATCGCTCGCTGATGCAACAAGCTCACAGCTTGTGAAGTATGCGTCAGCGCAATGAAATTGTTTGCACCTGCCAAGAAGTGCAATCCAACAGGTATATATAAAGCGAGTCATCTAAATGTAAGAGTAGAGTCCACTGGTGTCTATCTCACTAGGTTCGTAGGTATTTTGTTTAGCTCACAATATGTTGTTGCTGCTATTTTACGTTTATTCTCTATTTATACTTTGCTATCTTCAAAACATAACATCTTCATGACTTTGATCAAAATGCCACTCTCGCTCGAGTCTCCTGTTATACCAATGTGTAGCTTTTCTTGCATTTTCTTTCCATTTTGCTTGCTCTAGGGAGTCAAAAAGGTCGCTTTGAagtaattcacctaaaaagtaatattgctattcgacatttgttgGCATATTGCGCattttaatatatgtatgtttgtataataTTGCTCTTTAGATGAAGTCGTCTGCAGACATTATCCTTTTTAATGACATTTGCTGTCCTGTTTCGTTTACTACACATAAATCattttccccaaaaataacCATCGCACATCCAAATAAGGAGTTACCTATCTACAAAGCGGATTACATCTATTTTATCTATGAACGACCTAAATTGAACGGATGAGCAAATCATCTAAATACACAAACAAGATCTAAACATTGACGTAGTTCGAGTAAATCTAGCTTTCGATCTAGCATTCCATCAGTACTAGTTGAAATCAAAATAAACTCCTGTATACTATCGGGATCGAGGTATTATCACTTCCGCTACGTTGTTATAGTTATGTGTATTACTATATACCTACTCCAACGCCTGGTTCCAgatttagccatagaggcggctaatgagctcgcgacaccaaacacttcagaaccccgataccgaccccgccggcgtagtcgactatttccctcattcagcgcttatcgctatcgacccactatggtcgattaattccttcaaatattcttcctctcacacgacgtccagagccgaggttcgcgcccaacagggcacccgcAGGCCTGTTAtctcaaattttgtaccgggtgagacccctcagcgctccccatttgtccggccaagtatttaatgccatctgcggcaaatctacaataagtcacgtcacaaaaacaGATTTTTGCCGACAGACGCGACCAAAGACAAAAAATGAGAAGGTTGCTTTATCATCTATGCCATTTAACAACCCTCAGCTAGAAACATCCTCTCATTCTAAACGCTTACCGTCTTCGTACGATTCTCATGCATCGGACTTCACAGCCATTTCAAACCCTGCCACAATCTAAATCACCTGACAAAGATGTAAAGGTCTGAGATGATGCGATAAACCGACTAATATAATATCTGTTATTTAATTCGCCTTTGTATATCCACGATAAAAAAACAGACTTGGAGTCGTAAGTGCTTTAAACCAGTCTAGATTTGTCGAAGGAAAATATTGCATTTTTCTTATTCCAATGAATAttatactttataataaaacatcGTGGCTATGCCTTTGGTAATAACTACAcacgaaaacaaataaaaccatCTGTAATACATGCTcgctaaatatatatttaaatatataaataatgtaaaactaCAAAAACATTCGCTTTTAAAACTAACAACAGAATCACGGATCCTTTAAACTGTTCAATTGCCATTCGTTATATTTCTTAGCAAACTCTTCGTTGTTAGGACTAATTGTATTCGAAGTATTCTTGTCTTGGTCTTTGTAAAGGTTGTCAACCTTAGCAGTGATAGTAGAACTAGAAATACTGTGGTTACTAGTGATACTCTGGGCATCCTTCTTGACTTTGGAAGACTTGAAGAACGGAGTGATAATCGTGTACCACATCTTTCCAACAATTGTCATCAATCCGATTACTGATAGTCCTAGGAGGAAGCCCTGTTGGAATAATGTGATTATTGTTGTATTGTAGATACAATTATTTCAAATGTTTATAAATTATCTGTTGAATGTTTAGTAATAATTAGGCGTCCCGATGCCAATGACATTAATTTTCAATTGTTCGTTAATGTTGAAACTAACAACGAAAcaacgatttttttatttatttgatgttGCTTTCATTTTGGTGCAATACAGTAAatttaaaggagatcatcggctttccatactttggctggcccaaatttgaaagtgccggccagagaaaaaagaTGTgacgaacctttcgagtagattgctctgaacattttttactatgacactaaacgtgtatgaccaatAGTTAGGCttaaattggattttaaaaatcttttaaagtAAATGATTCTTAAAGCCGCGCTGCTGCATGCGGTTCGCGCAGGCTGTACTCGTAAGTCCTTTACTATTAATGTCACTTACCACACTGCCTCCGAGGTCGGCGACAAATATGTTCCAATCATAGTTGTACCGCTCTTCATACACAGGCACCATCATGGAATTGAAATGGAAGTACACCTGGAAAATTCAAGAGTTCTCAATTAAGATGATGCTACATTTCCTATTCGTGTGCTGGAGAAATATTATaccgcgttcagctgcttatcatcttAAACGTGTTGCAAAAATCTCCTCCGGAGATGTCGGATTAAGCGCGGTCATTTTGTAACCTGTCTCCATGTCATATCTGTTAATTATAACATCTCCCCTCGATCCCACCCTGTTTATTACAATAAACCTGACACTAGGTTTGCTGATGTTTATCGTCCACCTCAAAACTcatcgatagaagaagatagcatATCCGGCGAGTTGCTTTCTAGTGGCTTATTGCTACTGTACACTATGACGGCATACTAGTAGTAAGCAGAAGTTGCGAGTTAGTTAGTCATATTGCAACTTAGACAATCTTGAGACCAGGCGATTATAGTCGTTATCAACGGATACAATGAAAAAgacatcaccatcatcatcattaaaccaaacaatacaaacaaacaaacaacactacaaaacaataaaacaaacaacattGGTTACTGGTGGTTATAGATACTGAACCGTGGATTGTAGGGATTCGTCTCCATTGCGAAGAGCCCAGTTGAGTTGTGTGGAGTCCCAAATGTACTGCCTCTGGCGCTCCGTGACGAAAGCGTTGTACAGGTATGCCCGGCAGAAGCGAGGACACACTGCCGTGTTGTGGCAGTCATACGTGCTGGGAAAGTAAATATTCAGCGacataatcagaaatcagaatcatttattcaacgtaattatcatggataaacttgttgaaggtcaacgtaacatttttaaatttacgtcatttcgcaaggtgttatggctgaggaggagaaatgacaagatactgcaacagcaacacatcttttaaaaaccaatggtacacattacaagttatttaacctctcatctgccgagatatcagacacaatagattttacattgtgtctggtcgagatccgcgttccggcagatgagaggttaataactagaggaacacattcaataccggacatttttatcatttaggtagtcattaatcttataataagcttttttacataaagtaagcttcacgtgagctttaatttattttctggcaaatttaaaatattatctggtatgaCAATGGACGAGGGTTGAAAATCTGTGTTACCCTCTGGACAAATAACCGCTGAAACCTAGGAGTCTAAAGAGGCTACATTGTTGCATGCAATTCATcgaagaaagtaatattgctatttgacatttgttgaatagaatataaatagtttattataaaaggacttaaaattttaaaggatttacaaaacaaaacaattacaaaaaaacgcAAAACTGacgttcgtcgaaatgatcataaggtggtagtggacgtcctgagagaaaagagcctcactcagcacaaatcGCGACGTGAACCAAGACACTGGCacatttgacattgcgcacttacttttaaatgcgccAAAGTCTAATTGAAATATTACCTTTTAGaggaattgctttgatgtagccttttAAGACATAACGTTAACATACTTCATGTAAGTGCTGATGAGCCTTCTCATGGCGGTGTAGTTGCTGCAGTAGGGTAAGTCACTGACCATCCAGGGTCCGGAGCAGCCCACGGAGTTGCTTACCACGTCCCATACGTATTGAGTTGTACACTGTAATACGACATTGATATCAGAcaggtcacctgattgtcctaaagtaagataattccgtgcttcgccaGGCGCGTTATGGCATCGGTCCTAAAAAGATAGCACCAACACAAGTCATAGGCTTCTTAAGGAATGTGGCTTCTTCTATTCAGGTAAGTACTGAATTGTGACTCTCATCTTGGATGGATTTACgagaggtcccggattcgaatcacggtggggacaaatcacaaacacTTTGTGCGCTCTAGTTCGGTTGGGAcatccgttaagccgttggtcccggttactatatgCTAATTACAttgaaatacaatttgtcaatgccctgcaaaactgtttaaacagtttgtctgcaggaaagagtctctactaataatatgaacgtatatctaatagtcattaataacataagttaactaggaataataagttagctaggacacgagtctagaaggtattgtttaagtaatttttagtcgttacatgagtcgcaTCAGAGGATTTTGGCGGCTTTctctgaaaccagggttgatgaagttggtaagcCACCTctcaaccctcacgatagaagtgCCTCTGAGGTCTCGTGAGTTTGACTCAGGAGCTCAATTTTGACCAAGATCTCAGATGACAGATGAAGAAGGAAACTTACAGTATTGGCGCTGTAGTTGGCAGCAGTGGTGCAGGGATCAGAATCGCTGGTGATCTTGTTGTACTCATCCACAGTCAATTTGACGTCCACGGTCTCCCCTGTGTTTACGTACACATGATCTACCAGTCCACCATTGTACACTTGTACTTCTGTTGGAAATTACATTGGAAATTGGGTTAATGTTGATAAAAATTGTGAGTTttaatatattgtaatatagTGTATTGGAAACCAACAAATTAATTACCAAAAGTACTTTGGAAGAGAATGATGAAGGAAAAAATGCTGATAAAGtccttttcatcatcatcaatttaagagccacgctcttgtcggtgtagcattttccattccagtctatcaaaggcacattccttgacttccctataagacacgacgttaaccttttctttaatctgttccatgtaagctcttcttggttttccccttcctctctttccttctagctttccttctatgatgttttaaagtCCTTTTAAGTAGATTTATTTTACTATCGAGGTAAAAAATATGGTTAAACCACAAACTATGTGGCGCTGCAGTCAAAGGTCACCTAGCAAATGCTAATCAGCCTTTAAACCTGAAAAACTCCAAGAGGATCTGGAAAATAGACTGCGGAAGTGGTCGGTTATTTGAATGAACTTACCAGTAAAAGGTTCCCGAGTATAATGCACAAAGACATGGTACCCTGGTGGGTAGATGCTGGTGGTGGTGGAGACATCTTCGGCGCTGTGCTGGAGGGTGATGGAGTAGCCGCTGGACTTGGAGGCCTGGCTGATGGGGACACGAGGGACCAGGGTGTGGCACCGCCCGTGGACGAATAATGCCGTTGACTGGATCTCTACGTCTGATTGAAATCTttaattatagatagatagatagatagataaaatactttattgggcACAATTGAAACAAAATagagagataaggacaacatattttagaaaagcacaacaggcggccttattgctcatgcagcaatttcttccaggcaaccttaattatataaaaaaaaaataacagagcctgtggtggatgcctagtctttttgtatttttttattataaattaaagggtattcttttttattattattttttaatgttatcaAAGACCTCATTGATCCGGTTGTTAAGAGTTGGATTCAcgagaggtcccgggttcgaatcctggtggaaacatattacaaaaatcactttgtgagccttgGTTTGGTTGGGAAATTgtaggctgatcatccgattgtctgaaagtaagatgatacgtgctttggaaggcacattaagctgttggtgtcgattactacttactgaagtaaaaacgtagtcattacatgagtcatgccaggggttttaataataaccctgacaccagggttgatgaagttggtaatccaccttttAAAAGGAAAGATTtccttattatattaaaatataagtgaTTATCGCGTTCCAGAATACCTGGCAGAACGATGCCTAAGACAAgcagggttggaaagagaagaaggCCTTAGCTTAGCAGTGAGTCATCAATTAGACTGCGCGGAAAAAAATCTTAAAGGGGCAGATGGGAATAAAGGTGACttgatttttattatacttaaaatttaaagaaaccCCTTTTTTGATAACTTAGCCCATAGATGGTTAATAGAAATTTGAACTTACGTACTATATTAGTAAACAGActaattgaattattatttaaatcaatCAATTAAATAATGGAGGGGCTTTCTAGGCTGCGCTCCTCTATGAAAAATAACAGCTGAttgtaacctaaataccatgtacagaataaatttcatttcatttcatttcatatacgTACATGTAAagattctaatttcatggataacagacatatatgtGGGATAATACgttaataaaagtattttttgtaacgTTAGGTCGTTATTcgttattataatatagtagTTTGTTTTTATGATAATGGCAACACTGTCACTCAGATTACTACCAGAAAAATGTCagatttgtttatattttttttcaatagaaAACGAAGTTGTTTAAAGCAATATCTCTTTGATTTCCCCACATCTTTTatgggggctcgtccgggatcTCATCAAGTGTTGTTTTGAAGTGAAACAAGAAGAAAAATCAGAAAAAAGTCGTCGCAGAAAACCGGTCAGATGTACCAACAATGGACGCCGCGAGACGCGTTGGTACATTTTGGTAGaagaaaatttttatttacgatTTCGAATGAAGACGTTTAAGTGAAGcttattagaagatattttacGATTAAAGAATAAGAAGAAAGAATAATACTTGCCTAAATATGCCTccgagaaaagaaaagaaagaaaaggaaGAATCCGACCTAGAAAAAGATAAAGAACTGGATACAGACACGGAAGAGAAAGACAAACAAGATAAGAAAACAGATAAAGAAGATAAGAAGATAGGAAGAGGGAAAAGTGGTGAAAAGATGTCTGCTCCCCGTGTTTCATTCAGTGATTTAGAGAAATCAATGACACAGTTTACTGGAGATGATACCTATCCAATTTCAAAATGGATTGAAGAATTTGAAGATATCGCACTTCTAATGGAGTGGTCAAACATTGAGAAACTCATCTATGGAAAAAGATTATTAGGCGGTACTGCTTCATTATTTATGAGGTCATTGGGAAGCGTGAAGAGTTGGGACAACCTGAAAAAATCTCTATTGCAAGAATTTGGATCCAAGGTGAACAGTGCTGTTTTACATAAGAAACTCGCCTCGCGTAAAATGAAAACAGATGAAACTTACCAGCAGTATTTTCTTCACATGAAGGAGTTGGCTTTACATGGTAATATAGAAGATGCTGCGCTCATAGAATATGTCATTGATGGTATTCGtgatacagaaataaataaagcaattttataTGACGCTACAGATGTGAAAGAATTCAGACGTAAGTTGGATATTtacagtaatttaaaaaacaagatGTCCATGCGACCAAATACCTCCTCTGCACACGCTGCTCCAGCACATCCAGCACGAAAATATCACTCCACGCCGTTCCACTCTAGACGATGCTTCAACTGTGGAGATGCAGAACATCCTACCGTTGCTTGCACCAAAGGTATCaaatgttttaagtgcaacGAATTTGGTCACAAAGCTCCTGATTGTACGAACACGAACCGACCGAAGAAATCACTGCATattaagaagaaagaagaagataaaacaCCTTATAAGAAAATCAAGATTAATGATGTTGAGATGATGGTTTTAATTGACACAGGAAGCGATGTTAATTTAATCAGAATGACGAAATTTGAAGAATTGAAAGCAAACTATGATCTGGATTCTACAATACGCCTGACAGGCATAGCAGGAAAAGAGGTTACCACCAAAGGAGTATTTGTTGCAAAGTTACTGATTGATGGCTACTACACTGATGCTACAGTACACGTAGTTGAAGATGAAACAATACCTGTAAACATGATACTTGGCAACCCAATCTTGAAAGATTTTGAAATCAATTTCACTCTTGATGGCATCACTATGGAAA
It includes:
- the LOC126371729 gene encoding uncharacterized protein LOC126371729 — translated: MRKMSVQLGSEEEKELDPSVTSIRQKCANCLKGPNLIKTVVVVVCTAVVVQQISVCVSKLIDVPITTYTHFDFNKTIMYPSLTFCREPPYKFNKMLEYGLYAHPRHTSTWLRFNFSSYDLDDLWEDITYDHTEFFAQYGLNGSMDNVEIQSTALFVHGRCHTLVPRVPISQASKSSGYSITLQHSAEDVSTTTSIYPPGYHVFVHYTREPFTEVQVYNGGLVDHVYVNTGETVDVKLTVDEYNKITSDSDPCTTAANYSANTCTTQYVWDVVSNSVGCSGPWMVSDLPYCSNYTAMRRLISTYMNTYDCHNTAVCPRFCRAYLYNAFVTERQRQYIWDSTQLNWALRNGDESLQSTVYFHFNSMMVPVYEERYNYDWNIFVADLGGSVGFLLGLSVIGLMTIVGKMWYTIITPFFKSSKVKKDAQSITSNHSISSSTITAKVDNLYKDQDKNTSNTISPNNEEFAKKYNEWQLNSLKDP